Proteins encoded by one window of Chaetodon trifascialis isolate fChaTrf1 chromosome 15, fChaTrf1.hap1, whole genome shotgun sequence:
- the fzd2 gene encoding frizzled-2 encodes MSFCETWTVALLLPLLISAQYQGDNGIIVPEHGFCQPISIPLCTDIAYNQTIMPNLVGHYNQEDAGLEVHQFYPLVKVQCSPELKFFLCSMYAPVCTVLEKAIPPCRSICERAKQGCEALMNKFGFQWPDRLRCENFPVLGDGQICVGQNDSSAATVPPIMPVSGTQDLPVVQAIERPFRCPPVLQVPPYLNYRFLDEKDCAAPCDPSRSGGHMFFTDKEIHFSRIWILVWSVLCCASTLFTVTTYLVDMQRFRYPERPIIFLSGCYTMVSIAYIAGYFLGDRVVCNESFNSDGYKTIVQGTKKEGCTILFMMLYFFSMASSIWWVILSLTWFLAAGMKWGHEAIEANSQYFHLAAWAVPAVKTISILAIGQVEGDVLSGVCFVSLSNLDPLRGFVLAPLFIYLFIGTSFLLAGFVSLFRIRTIMKHDGTKTEKLERLMVRIGVFSVLYTVPATIVIACFFYEQAFRAHWERSWVSHNCRGLAIPCPLQTGPRMTPDFTVYMIKYLMTLIVGITSGFWIWSGKTLHSWHKFYTRLTNGKHGETTV; translated from the coding sequence ATGAGTTTTTGCGAGACCTGGACTGTTGCactcctgctgcctctgctgatATCAGCACAGTATCAAGGGGACAACGGGATAATCGTCCCGGAGCACGGATTTTGTCAGCCGATTTCAATTCCCCTGTGCACGGACATAGCCTACAACCAAACCATCATGCCGAATTTAGTGGGCCATTACAACCAGGAGGACGCGGGGCTCGAGGTGCACCAGTTTTACCCTCTTGTAAAGGTACAGTGCTCGCCGGAGCTGAAATTCTTCCTGTGCTCCATGTATGCGCCTGTGTGCACAGTTTTGGAGAAGGCCATTCCTCCCTGCAGGTCGATCTGCGAAAGAGCGAAGCAGGGCTGCGAGGCGCTCATGAACAAGTTCGGCTTTCAGTGGCCGGATCGGCTGCGCTGCGAGAACTTCCCCGTGCTGGGAGACGGACAGATCTGTGTGGGCCAAAACGACTCCTCCGCCGCCACCGTCCCACCCATCATGCCTGTCTCGGGGACCCAGGACCTGCCCGTGGTGCAGGCTATTGAGAGGCCTTTCCGTTGCCCGCCTGTCCTGCAAGTACCCCCATATTTGAACTATAGGTTTTTAGATGAAAAGGATTGCGCAGCTCCCTGTGATCCTTCAAGGAGCGGTGGGCACATGTTTTTCACTGACAAAGAGATTCATTTCTCCCGCATATGGATTCTGGTCTGGTCTGTGCTTTGTTGCGCATCCACATTATTCACAGTAACCACCTATTTAGTTGACATGCAGCGCTTCAGATACCCCGAGCGGCCCATCATCTTCCTGTCCGGCTGCTACACGATGGTCTCCATCGCCTACATAGCCGGCTACTTCCTGGGGGACAGAGTGGTGTGCAATGAAAGCTTCAACTCAGATGGCTATAAAACCATCGTCCAAGGCACCAAGAAGGAAGGCTGCACCATCCTCTTCATGATGCTCTATTTCTTCAGCATGGCCAGCTCCATCTGGTGGGTCATCCTGTCTCTCACCTGGTTCCTGGCGGCAGGTATGAAGTGGGGCCACGAGGCGATTGAGGCCAACTCTCAGTATTTCCACCTGGCAGCCTGGGCGGTGCCAGCGGTCAAGACCATCAGCATCCTGGCCATCGGGCAGGTGGAGGGAGACGTGCTCAGTGGCGTCTGCTTTGTCAGTCTCAGCAACCTGGACCCTCTTCGAGGCTTCGTGCTGGCCCCTCTCTTCATTTACCTCTTCATCGGCACCTCTTTCTTGCTGGCCGGCTTCGTGTCACTGTTCAGGATCCGCACCATCATGAAACACGACGGCACCAAGACGGAGAAGCTGGAGCGGCTGATGGTGCGCATCGGGGTGTTCAGCGTGCTCTACACCGTCCCTGCCACCATCGTCATCGCCTGCTTCTTCTACGAGCAGGCCTTCCGTGCCCACTGGGAGCGCAGCTGGGTCAGCCATAACTGCAGGGGCTTGGCCATCCCCTGCCCCTTGCAGACCGGGCCCCGCATGACTCCAGACTTCACTGTCTACATGATCAAGTACCTGATGACACTGATAGTGGGTATCACCTCTGGGTTTTGGATCTGGTCTGGAAAGACTCTACACTCCTGGCACAAGTTCTACACACGGCTCACAAATGGCAAACACGGCGAGACCACCGTGTAG